One Ranitomeya variabilis isolate aRanVar5 chromosome 4, aRanVar5.hap1, whole genome shotgun sequence genomic window, GGATGAATTCTGCGCCGTGTGTAATTGTATGAAGGAAGGCGGCGGATTTACACCCGGTGTGAGGGCGGCCAGTTATACTCACGAGCTCAGTCCAAGAGGCAAAGCAGAGCCGCTGGGGTTACTATGGAAACTTGAACGCGGTGCAGCAGTCAATTAGTTCCCCCTTACAACTAGAGCTTCACACAACAGGTTCCGCTCCCGGATCTGTGCAGCAGCTGAGAGGTATTTCCGGAAGGAACGGGAAGCGCCGACCCTGGGGGCCTGAGGTGGGAGACTGCGGCCCTGTCATAGTGACAGTGTGTGTACAGCGCCGCCGAGCGGACGTCACCGGGACTGAGCGGTGCTGGGGTGTGGAACGGAGTGCTCTGTGTACGGACGGGGAGGTGCAGAGGGAGGGGTGATGGCATGGAACTGCTGGGTGAGCACAGGGCGGACGTGTATGGgggctgctgtgtgtgtatgcTGCTCTAATGTGTGGGTGCTATGTGGGGGCTACATGATGAGCCCCTGGTATATGGAGGGGGTACATGACGGGCCCCCAGTATATGGGGGGTACATAACGGGCCCCCGGTATATGGGGGGTACATGATGAGCCCCCGGTATATGGGGGGGTACATGATGAGCCCCCGGTATATGGAGGGGGTACATGATGAGCCCCCGGTATATGGGGGGGTACATGATGAGCCCCCGGTATATGGGGGGGTACATGACGAGCCCCCGGTATATGGAGGTGGTACATGACGGGCCCCCGGTATATGGGGGTGTACATGACGGGCCCCCGGTATATGGGGGTGTACATGACGGGCCCCCGGTATATGGGGGTGTACATGACGGGCCCCCGGTATATGGGGGGTACATGACGGGCCCCCGGTATATGGGGGGGTACATGACGAGCCACCGGTATATGGAGGGGGTACATGACGAGCCCCCGGTATATGGGGGGGTACATGACGAGCCCCCGGTATATGGGGGGGTACATGATGAGCCCCCGGTATATGGAGGGGGTACATGACGAGCCCCCGGTATATGGGGGGTTACATGACGAGCCCCCGGTATATGGGGGGGTACATGATGAGCCCCCGGTATATGGAGGGGGTACATGATGAGCACCCCGGTATATGGGGGGGTACATGACGAGCCCCCGGTGTATGGGGGGTACATGATGAGCCCCCGGTATATGGAGGGGGTACATGATGAGCACCCCGGTATATGGGGGGGTACATGACGAGCCCCCGGTATGTGGGGGAGTACATGATGAGCCCCCGGTATATGGAGGGGGTACATGATGAGCACCCCGGTATATGGGGGGGTACATGATGAGCCCCCGGTATATGGAGGGGGTACATGACGGGCCCCCAGGATATGGAGGGGGTACATGACGGGCCCCCAGGATATGGAGGGGTATATGGAGGGGGTACATGATGAGCCCCCGGTATATGGAGGGGGTACATGACGGGCCCCCGGTATATGGGGGTACATGATCCCCCGGTATATGGGGGGGTACATGATGAGCACCCCGGTATATGGGGGGGTACATGATGAGCCCCTGGTATATGGAGGGGGTACATGATGAGCACCCTGGTATATGGGGGGGTACATGATGAGCCCCTGGTATATGGAGGGGGTACATGATGAGCCCCCGGTATATAGAGGGGGTACATGATGGGCCCCTGGTATGTGGGGGATGGATACGTGATGGGCCCCTGGTATGTGGGGGATGGATACATGACGGGCTCCCGCTATGAGGGGGATGGATAAGTGACAGGCCCCTGGTATATGGGAGATGGATacgtgatgggccccatatatgtggGGGGTACGTGTCTGGCCCCATATGTGAGGGTGTATGTGCAACACCCGCTAGATccatggggtactcagaaccggtcggacggttcttaaaggggtggtaacGGCAGCGGTGGCCCTGGGCGTGCAGTGAAATATTTAAAGGTAGATCTGTGTATGAgattaaagtctatgggggataAGGGGACTGTTCATGACGCCACCCGTATTGTTCGGCCAGGAAaagccgacgctgcagttcagatccactggggcagACGGTGACGCAGcggagttgttacagctctccggGGGTAGAGCGAGACCCCAGGGCAAATaaaggtgttaaagggaacctgtcacccccaaaatcgatggtgagctaagctcaccgtcatcaggggcttatctacagcattctgtaatgcattctgtaatgctgtagataagcccccgatgttacctgaaagaggagaaaaagaggttagattatactcacccaggggcggtcctgctgcggtccggtcaaatgggtgtctcaggtccgctccggcgcctcctatcttcattccatgacgtcctctcctggtcttcacaccgcagctccggcgcaggcgtactttgtctgcactggtgagggcagaacaaagtactgcagtgcgcaggcgccgggactctctgatcttaccggcgcctgcgcactgcagtactttgctctgccctcaacagggcaaagtacgcctgcgctggagccgcagcgtgaagaccagaagaggacgtcatggaatgaagatgggagacgctgtaccggacctgagacacccaccggagcgggaccgcccctgggtgagtataatctaacctctttttctcttttaggatacatcggcggcttatctacagcattacagaatgcattacagaatgctgtagataagcccctgatgcctgtgagcttacctcaccatcgattttgggggtgacaggttcgctttaagtaagATCGCTGATGGATGGTAGCAGTGCAGGGCTAGTGTCCCAGGAAGGTattgagaggacacagcagggtgcagtcttcacgttttactcacagttctcagaGTATGGTACTCGGCCGggtgctgtgtcttccgggtcagtggtccagccaACTCTCCGGTAGCTTGGGGAACTTATCCAGGACCCCCTTCGTGTGTTTCCCTTCCTGGTCGACTCATTTCTCTggattccacttctcctgccctgcgcctcacacacagtgtcctaaGCTGGTCGCCGCGGGTCCTGTCGGGCGACGTCCTCACTGTCCCCTTCACCCTCTATGGCTCCCTTTTTAGCGAGACATGTGTGGAACCGGCTGTCGCACTTGCAGACACGACATCCTCCTTATCtctagctgggacttgtagttcctccactagttcagggccggtcccctactgcgacctggtccctccacctgacaatggtcagcgtggatgcgggccccacgggtgggTTCCACagttcccgtgcccctaggaccccttggttccttctgggagcttctttcCCTTTACACTCTGTTGTTCTCTcgtgctgggacgagctcctctTAGCTCcaacttcctctctctctctcctactaCTCTCCTTCACGTCCCCTTCTCCCtccacaccttctacctaatccctccctggcctggagaggtctagtgtcAGGGTTCTGTATAGTGTCCCTCCTTACCACAGAGTTGGGGcagcacacctctggctgaggtgcagtacctctgtggcaactggaccctcaggggtgctaCAGATACATGACGGGTGTGGGGGAGGAATATGTGACCTGCCTCACTATGTGAGGGGATATGTGAGCGACGCCGTTATGTAGGGGGAGAGAGTACTTGTGTAGGACTTTGATTTGTGTGTGGGGGGTCACTTGTCCCTGTGGTGTGGGGGAGACGCGTCCGGCTGCAGGACGGATGTAACGTCTCTAGTTACATTTCACATCTTAGGTTCTGGGATGTCCCGAGTGCCTCTTGGAAAAGTTCTGCTGAGAAATGTTATCCGGCATACAGACGCACATAACAAGGTTAGTGATCCCGTCCACAGCACATAATGCTCCACCAATAGTTGTCAATCTGTGTCTGAAGCAGGTGCGTTACTAGATAGGAGCTGGATGCAGACAGGAACAGGTGAGGACCAGGTGCCGCGGCGGGACCACCATTCTGTGCTGTGTAATAAGGCGCTCGTCGGCCTCGCTGCTCCCCCCCATGTGCACTCTGCTATGCTTGCAGCATAACCGGACCCTCACCTGACAGCAGGAGAGTGGCAGGACTTGCAAGGAAGGGATTTTCCCACAGCTGGATGCTGCATCTTTGGTGTATACACACGGACCCTTGGATTGTATTTTTTTCACCCACCATCTTTAGTTAGTGCACCCCCTGTTTGCTTTCCTCCCTCCTGTTCGCACCCACTTAGGACCCGTGAGACCACAGCAAAATACAAGATCTGATAACGTAAAAAATTGTGTTTTACCTTCGTGTTTAATGTATTTAGATCCAAGAAGAAAGTGAGATGTGGAAGATTCGGGAAATGGAGAAGCAGACGGAAGATTCCAGGACAAAGCGGAGACGCGTGTCACCAGACGTTAACAGGTCAGAGATGGACACTGTCAGTGTTGGGCAGGGCCACACTGAGGTGTGAACACTTCTTTGCATCTCTAGTTtacaagaatttggtgtaaacatctTCTCTTTGCTCACTGAGCATCCAGATGTAATTTGTTATTTCTGTGTGTGGTTCTGACTCTGCCTCTCCTGTACAGATGGGATCACAATGGCTATAAAGAGCTGTATCCAGAGGAGTTTAATGATAACAGGTAGGTGTCTCCCTCCATCATCACGGTAATTTCTGTTTATCAAGGACGTTCTCATCATTGAAATGCAGTTGACTTCAGCACCTGTTCCTTTCGCTTTTGCACTGGAGGCAGAACCTAGTGCTGAGGTGTAAGGCTGGTCTCTGTAGTGAGCGAGGCCCTGCTGTGGTATCAAACCAAGAGCCATTAATCAACTGTAGAGGACTGTGTGTGTCCGGTCTAGGGTCCCCCTACAGTGCGCGTCAGATCTCGGGTCCCCCTACAGTGCGCGTCAGATCTAGGGTCCCCCTACAGTGCGCATCAGATCTAGGGTCCCCCTACAGTGCGCGTCAGATCTAGGGTCCCCCTACAGTGCGCGTAAGATCTAGGGTCCCCCTACAGTGCGCGTCAGATCTAGGGCCCCCCCTTCAGTGCACGCCAGATCTAGGACCCACCTTCAGTGCACTTGTGGGAACAGCAGTCGCTGGAGTAAAACTGTATTTCAGAAGTCATTCTGCCACTTACAGGTGTGTAGAAAAATAAAGGGTAAATAGCATTATGGAGGTGCATAGACTTTGTACTGAAAAAGCAACTTCTGggtgaaaatgaactttattcctcccaggagccaccggctttcagtcataaaggtgcagctgcttcagtcaccgctcagtacatagtgatcGGCGGCTATAAGCGCGACTCTGCTGAGTCCGCTGTCAGTCAGTGTGCCAGGGCGTGATTACGGCAGCTGAACGGTGATTAAAGCCGCACCGGCGGCAcgcttctatgactgaaagccgggaggaataaagtttttaaaaataaagtGGCAACCGGTCACCTTCATAACGTTATCAAtctgattaaccctatatctgtaggTAAATATTGTTATTggagctgacaggttcctttttaagCTGTggacaaaagcaaaacaaaaactaTTGCATTTGCCCCATCACTGGGAGCATATCCTTATCGGTCCAGGCGGTTTGGGCTTCTGGCGTATCCCTGTATGTTTCACCCTCCTGAAATCGTCACGCACTGGAGGATCCACATGCATAGATCTCAAAAATCATTCCTGTCGGCTTGTTCGTCAACTGGAGTAGTTGGTGTCGTGTCCGGTCTAGTATTTAAGAAATCGCTCCATGAACTCGCCCTATAGTGGtcgaccttgggaaaataaaatgtcTGGAAAGTGCAATAATTCTACCAGAGTGATATTTAATGTTAGGAGCCGCATGAGATCTGATGGGTTTGATGCTGAAGGAGGCAAAGAAGTTGTGAGAAAGGAGACTGCTGAAGAAGTGACTCCGAGACCGGCCGCGCTGAGCGTGCGAGCCCTCACCAAGAAGTACTACGAGTGTGAGTCCAGCATTCCTGACCGGTGAGTGTTCTCCTTTTAATCCAGCGTGGACATGTATGAAATATATCACAAGCTCTACGTTTATCTCCTGGTAATATTGGCCTCAGTGTCAGTGGCTTCTGATGTAACCGTTGCATTGACAATCAGGTTATCATTATGGATGCTGCATAATCTGAATAAAAATGCAAAaagtttgtgggaaaaaaaaaaattcttacagtAAACCTTCATATTCTTACTTTTTTCCAGGTGGGGACATAGCGGTTACAAGGAGCTGTATCCGGATGAATTCGACACAGACAGGTATGTGTGGAGACACAAGAAGTTATTAAAGTTTATTATGACTTTTATGGAGTAAAGTAGTGGAAGAACAGGGGACATTGCAGTTTGACATCTCTCAGCCAATGGGGAGCAAAAATAAACCGCCCATTGCTTATTTGTCATTCGTGCTGTCAcccctttgttttcttttttttctgggggCAGAGTGAATTGGAGAGCGattgtatgatctcagccaggtatgtttgactctgaaatgttgtggcatttcagggaaaaacatactttaaaagccaccgGGAACCGAGCAGAACAGGTGACTAGTTGGAAAGCCCGGTTCTTGGTGGCTTCTCCTCTGGAGTAATGGGTCTCTCACTGCCTGCGTGTAAAGGGACAGACCGGTCAGTCATTAGACAGATATGTTGTTGGTTTTCCAGTCCAGGATTATTTTTTATGAGATTTTCATGAAATCTGccactgtagaaaaaaaaaatccaaagcatAAATTGAGCGGAGCTGTGGATTTCATATCTACAACTTGTCAGTTTACGTTACGGATTGTCACCAAAGATTTCACCAAGGGTAAAATCGCAGCAGAAATCACAATAGATGCATCCCGGCTACAGGTACCAGTATTGAAAGGTAATGACTTGTGCTTCTTTTGGCAGTGATGAAGAGGAAGGGGGAAGCAAAAGAACAACCAACGGAGACGAGAAACCCAAACACAAAGGCCAGAAAGAGCAAGAATCTCATAAACGCAAACGATCCAAAAAAACTCATAAGAAAAAGCAGAAGAAGCGATCACACAAAAAGTTGAAGAAAAGGAAAAAAGAGCAGGAGGACAGCACAGAGTCCTCAAGTGACAGCGACAGCTCGGAccacgcggaaaaaaaagcaaagaaATCCAAGCGCAAGAAGAAAACTCGGAAAAAGACCTCGAAGAAGCAGCCGTCCTCCTCTGGGCAGGACAGCGACGCCTCCAGCAACGAGATGAGCCGATCCGAGGATCACGATACACAGGAACATAAGGAACGAAGGACTGAAAAATCCAGCAGGAAACATCACCGGAGAGCAAAATCGAAAAAAGACTCAGAGATGGAAGCCAGGAAAAGCCGGAGGACCAACTGGAAGGTGGCCAAAGATGAGAGCTCGGAAAGTTCTGACGACGACTAGCTAGGACACTCCGCCTCAGACTGATTTACCATAGGAATAAGGAATGGTTTATTCTTCGGCGATTTCATATGTGcaatatgactttttttttataaatatataaaaatatggaTATGGAGCGTTGGTAATTTCCACTCTCTGGATTGGAGGACTTGTACAAAGGTGTTTGAGTCGGTATGCAACTTTACAAGCGTCTCCTTCCTAGGAAATATTTTGTAGCATAGGAGTTATTGTGCTGTGGAATAAACGTGACGTAGAAGCTCGGCCATGACCTGATTATTACTAATGGTGAATATGTGCACACGGAAAGGTCATGTGTCAGATTTTCAGGGCTAAAATCGGCTGGGTCACCGTACTGATATTGTGGGCGAGACATTACAAAAGTTAACGGTGGAGAAATCGACCTACAGATTTTCACAGCCTGTCAAAGTAGGGTGCACACTTTCAATCTGGAATTGTTGAgtggaaaatctgcagcatttccgcaaaCGAGTCCACATGATAATTTGCCCAATTCGGTGCAAATTTTGCTGCAGTAAACTTAGAacgtgtgagggtatgtgcacacga contains:
- the NKAPD1 gene encoding uncharacterized protein NKAPD1 isoform X1, which encodes MELLGSGMSRVPLGKVLLRNVIRHTDAHNKIQEESEMWKIREMEKQTEDSRTKRRRVSPDVNRWDHNGYKELYPEEFNDNRSRMRSDGFDAEGGKEVVRKETAEEVTPRPAALSVRALTKKYYECESSIPDRWGHSGYKELYPDEFDTDSDEEEGGSKRTTNGDEKPKHKGQKEQESHKRKRSKKTHKKKQKKRSHKKLKKRKKEQEDSTESSSDSDSSDHAEKKAKKSKRKKKTRKKTSKKQPSSSGQDSDASSNEMSRSEDHDTQEHKERRTEKSSRKHHRRAKSKKDSEMEARKSRRTNWKVAKDESSESSDDD
- the NKAPD1 gene encoding uncharacterized protein NKAPD1 isoform X2, translated to MSRVPLGKVLLRNVIRHTDAHNKIQEESEMWKIREMEKQTEDSRTKRRRVSPDVNRWDHNGYKELYPEEFNDNRSRMRSDGFDAEGGKEVVRKETAEEVTPRPAALSVRALTKKYYECESSIPDRWGHSGYKELYPDEFDTDSDEEEGGSKRTTNGDEKPKHKGQKEQESHKRKRSKKTHKKKQKKRSHKKLKKRKKEQEDSTESSSDSDSSDHAEKKAKKSKRKKKTRKKTSKKQPSSSGQDSDASSNEMSRSEDHDTQEHKERRTEKSSRKHHRRAKSKKDSEMEARKSRRTNWKVAKDESSESSDDD